GTCTTTTACCTTGCGCCAACTGACCCTGGCCCTCGCTCTTTGCGGCCTGGCCAACAGCACCTTCGCCAGCGACCGTTTCGAACCGATGCGCGTGGTCGCCAGCAACGGCATCGGCAATACCGCACTGCATGGCGCGACCTCCAGCCATAAGGTCCTGGTACTGGCTTCGTTGCCGATCACCTACGGCCTGGCGAGCTGCCTGGTCGAGGGTACCGACATCAGCCTGGAACGGGCGGCACCGGCCAATTTGCCGGGCTCGCGCCAGGCGTCGTATTTCACCGGACGCGGCGCCCCGGCCCTGCACAAGCTCGCATTGGACGCTGATGCGGTGATCGGCCTGCGCTCGCTGTGGCCCGATGACCCGCTCTACCCCAACGCCCGGCGCAGCAATATCCGCATCGTCGAAATCGACGCCGCGCGCCCGGTGGATGGCGCGCTGCCCGGGGTCGCCCTGCAACCGGGCAAGAGCGACGGCCTGAACAGCCAACCCTGGATGAGCAGCAACAACCTGGGACGCATGGCCGACGTGATCGCCGCCGACCTGGTACGCCTGGTGCCCGACGCCAAGGCGAAGATCGACAGCAACCTGGCCACTTTCAAGCAACGCCTGCTCAAACTCAGCGCCGACAGCGAGGCGAAACTGGCCGATGCTGACAACCTCAGCGTGTTCAGCCTCAGCGATCACTTTGACTATCTGATCAGCGGCCTGAATCTGGAGTCGGCGGGTGTCGATGCGCGCACCGACAACGAATGGACGCCCGAGGCCCTGCAACAGCTGAGCGCCAGCCTGAAGGACAACGATGTGGCGTTGGTCCTGCACCATCGCCAGCCGTCAGATGCGCTGAAGGCTGCGATTACGGCGGCAGGCAGTCAGTTGCTGGTGCTGAGCACCGATGGCGACGATCCGCTGGCCGAGCTCTCGGGCAACATTGACCAACTGTTGAACGCGCTGCTGCAGAAATCCTGAGGATGCTTACAAAAACCCTCAGGAACCGATGAAGAACCCGATGCTAGTCTGCCCGCCTCCCCCTCAGGACAGACAAGGATCGGGTCTCCACATGAGTGACTACATCAAGCACAACAAAGCCAACTGGGACGACCGCGCGCCGCTGCATGCGGCGTCCGGGGAATACGCGGTGCAGTCCTTTGTCGACGATCCGCGCTTTCTCTCCGAGGTCGTGCGTTTCGATCTGCCGTTGCTCGGTGACATCGCCGGCTTGCGCGGGATCCACCTGCAATGCCACATCGGCACCGACACCCTGTCGCTGGCGCGCCTCGGCGCGCAAATGAGCGGGGTGGACTTCTCGGCGGCCAGCCTGCACCAGGCGCGAGAACTGGCCAGGCGTTGCGACACGGCCATCGATTACCTCGAATCGGAAATCGACAACGTGCCCCAGGTACTGCCGGCCGGCGGCTTTGATCTGGTCTTTACCGGCATCGGCGCCTTGTGCTGGCTACCCAGCATCGACCGCTGGGCACGTACCGTGAGCCATCTACTCAAGCCCGGCGGACGGCTGTTCATTCGTGAAGGCCATCCGATGCTGTGGACCCTGAACGAGAGCCGCCAGGACCTGCTGTCCGTCGAACAACCCTACTTCGAATGCGAGACGCCGCTGGCCTGGGATGACCCCGGCACCTATGTCGAAACCGACCAGACCTTGACCGCCACACTGTCCCATGAGTGGAATCACGGCATGGGCGAGATCATCAGCGCCCTGCTCAAGCATGGCCTGCAGATCAGTGGCCTGGTGGAGCATCAGAGCATTCCCTGGGAAGCTCTGCCGGGGCAGATGGTCTGCGACGACCGCGGCGAATATCGCCTCAAGCAAGCACCGTGGCGCCTGCCGCTGAGCTACACCCTGCAAGCGATCAAGCGGCAAGCCTGAGGCGCATCACCCAGACCTGGAATGTGGTCTGGGGCTTCATGGGTTTTCAGGCTTGCAACGGTACGGTCAACTCGACCCGCAGGCCATCCGGGCGACTGTCGAAATGCAGGACACAGCCACAGCGCTGGACGATTGCCTGGACAATCGCCAGGCCCAGTCCGCAACCGTTGCTCGTGCTGTTACGCCAGAAGCGTTGGGTCAGGTGTTGCAGGTCGTCGGCGGCGATGCCCGGGCCGTGGTCGCGGACCTGGAAACGCAGGCGATTGCCGATGGTTTCCAGGCTCAGTTCCACCGGCGCGTCGTCGGGCGTGTGACGCAGGGCGTTGTCCAGCAGGTTGCGTAATGCGGCAATCGCCAGCACCGCCGGCATTTGCAGCGGTGCCTGTGAGTAACTCGCAGGCAGTTGCAGACGAATCCGCGCACGGTCTCCGCTCGACGCATCCTGGATCGCCAGGCGCGCCACCTGTTCGGCATTGCACTGCACCCCGTCGTCAAACGACAGGCTGCCCTCGACCCGGGCCAACAGCAGCAGTTGCTCCAGGGTCCGGTGCAGACGATCGGCTCCTTCTTCGGCGCGGGCCAGGGATTGATCGCGGGCAGCGCCCTCGGTCATACGCGCCACTTGCAGGTGGGTCTTGATCGCGGTCAGCGGACTGCGCAATTCGTGGGCTGCGTCGCCGGTCAGCCGACGCTCACGCTCGATGGTCCTGCCGATCCGCTGGAATAATTGGTTCTGAGTTTCCAGCAAGGGCTGCAACTCACTCGGCAGCGGCTGCACCTGCAATGGCTCGAGTGAATCGGCGCTGCGCCGCATCAGGGCATCGCGCATGCGGTTGAGCGGTGCCAGGCCCTGGCCAATGCCTAGCCACAACAGACACAGACACCCCAGCAGCGCCACGCCCACCGGCACTGAGGCAGTGAGAAGGACCGACATGTTCAGCGCTTCGCGTTCCACTTGGCGATCGGCCGTGGTGATGCGCAGGTCGTCGCGCACCAGGGTGAAACTGCGCCAGCGCACACCGTCGATCATCTGGTCATGAAAGCCGATTTTTTCCGCTTCCAGGGTTTGCTCAGGGGTGGTGTGGCTGCGTGCGAGGATTTCGCCACGCAGGGAACTGACCTGGCAGGCCATGCCGCCCGGAACGGTCAACTGCTCGGCGCTGAAATGGGTACCCTCGCCCTTGCTCGGCAGGGTCGGCAATTGCTCCAACAGACCGGCCACCATGCGTGCCGAGGCGACCAGCCGTTGATCGAGGGAAAACATCATCTGATTGCGCAGATCACTGAGCATCCAGGCGGCCGCCAAGGCCCAGATCATCGCAAAAGCCACGCCGAGCGTCAGGCTCAGACGCAAACGCAAACTCATCATTTGCGCGGCTCGGGGCCGTCGGCAGGACCGAGGCGATAGCCTAGGCCGCGCACTGTCTCGACGATGCCATTGCCGAGTTTGCGCCGAAGATGGTGGATGTGCACATTGAGGGCATTGCTCTCCAACTCATCGTTGAAGCCGTACACGCTGTCTTTCAATTGCTCGGTGGACAGTACTCGCCCACGGTTATGCAGCAAGGCTTGCAGCAGCGATTGCTCGCGCCGGGACAAGTCCACCGGCTGCCCGGCCAGCAGGGTTTCGCGACTGCTCGGGTCGTAGCTCAGGGCACCATGCTCGATCAGATTGACGCTGCGCCCCGCCACCCGGCGCAACAGGGTGTGCAGGCGCGCAGCCAGTTCGCGCAGGTCGAAGGGTTTGAGCAGGTAGTCGTCGGCGCCCGCCTGCAGGCCATCGACGCGATCAGTCACCGAGTCGCGTGCGGTGAGAATCAGTACCGGAATCTCCAGGCCCTGGTGACGCAATTGCTGCAATAGTTTCAGGCCATCTTCATCGGGCAGACCCAGATCGAGCACCATCACATCGAACTCGGCGACCTTGAGCATGGCCCGCGCAGCCGACGCCGTGGCCACGTGCTCTACGGTCAAGCCCTGGGCAGTGAGTCCGGCTACAATGCCGCTGGCGATCAGCTCATCATCTTCACAGACAAGTACGTGCATGGTGTGACCTGTTGAAAAAGGGTGATTAAGACAACTGCCGATTAAGCGGACATTATGCCCCAGTCGCCTGCTCCACAAGGACAGCGCGGTTAATCATCGGTTAATCGCCAGCCGTCATCGTGCCTCCACTTGTACCGGTAATAAGGTTTGCCCATGCGTCGTCTGTTTCTACTGTTCCTGGTTTTTTTTGCCAGCCTGGCCCAGGCCGGGTCCAATCCGTTCGAAAGCAAACCTGACTTCCTGCCTGTGGGCAAAGCCTTCGTCCTGACCTCCGAACGCCTGGAATCCGGGGAAACCCAACTGTTCTGGCAGATTGCCGACGGCTATTACCTGTACCAGAAACGCCTGACCTTCAACGGCCTGGCCGACGCCCATAAACCCGCGCTGCCCAAGGGCGAGGACCACAGTGACGAGTTCTTCGGTGACCAGCAGGTGTATCGCCAGGGCCTGGAACTGAAGATCCCGGCCGGCGCCACCGGTCAAATCAAGGTCGGCTATCAGGGCTGTGCCGATGCCGGCCTGTGCTACCCGCCACAAACCCAGGTTGTCGACCTTGGCGGCACCCCGCCAGGCGCCGCCTCTGAAGCCCCAGACCAGGCCCTCGCCAGCGGACTGCAACAACACGCACTGGGCTGGAGCCTGCTGGTGTTCTTCGGCCTGGGCCTGTTGCTGGCCTTTGCCCCCTGTTCGCTGCCGATGCTGCCCATTCTTGCGGGTCTGATCGTCGGCAGTGGCGCCAGTGCCAAGCGTGGGTTTGCTCTGGCCGGCAGTTATGTAGTGAGCATGGCCCTGGTCTACGCGGCCCTCGGCGTGCTCGCCGCGATGCTCGGGGCCAACCTGCAGGCGTTGCTGCAGAACGCTTGGTTGCTGGGCAGTTTTGCACTGATCTTTGTGCTGTTGTCCCTGCCGATGTTTGGCTTTTTCGAATTGCAATTGCCGGTCGCTGTGCGTGATCGCCTGGAAAACGCCAGTCGCAAACAGGGCGGCGGCAGTCTACTCGGCGCCGGAATCCTCGGCGCCCTGTCCGGCTTGCTGGTCGGCCCGTGCATGACCGCCCCGCTCGCCGGCGCGCTGCTGTATATCGCCCAAAGCGGCAACGCCCTGCACGGTGGCTTGATCCTGTTCACCATGGGCCTGGGGATCGGCCTGCCACTGCTGTTACTGGTAACGGTGGGCAATCGTTTCCTGCCCAAGCCCGGCACCTGGATGAACCTGCTCAAAGGCGTATTCGGCTTCCTGTTTCTCGGCACCGCGCTGGTCATGGTGCGCCCGGTGCTCGATGAGTCGCTGTGGGTCGGCCTGTGGGGCGCGTTGCTGCTGATCATCGCCTACAGCGCCTGGCGCCAGACCGGCGGTTTCGGTCGCGTCGCCTACCTGTTTGGCAGTCTGGCCCTGCTGTCAGGGGTGTGGGGCGCGGTGTTGCTGGTGGGGGCTGCGGGCGGCACGGACGACCTGTTCAAACCTTTGCAGATCTATCGCGGGCAAACCTCTGGCACTGCAGCCAGCCCTAGCGCCCACGATGCCTTTGTCACCGTCAACAACCCCGCCGCGTTGCAGGTTGAACTGGACGCCGCTCGGGGCCAGGGTCAATGGGTGCTGCTGGACTATTACGCCGACTGGTGCGTGTCCTGCAAGATCATGGAAAAACAGGTATTCGGCAAGACCGAGGTCATGGCTGCACTCAAGGATGTCCGCCTGGTGCGCCTTGACGTGACCGCCGACAATCCCGCGAGCCGCGAGCTGCTCGCACGCTACAAAGTGCCGGGGCCACCCAGCCTGTTGTGGATCGGTGCCGATGGCGAAGAACGCCGTAGCCAGCGGATTACCGGTGAAGTCGATGCCGCTGGCTTCCTGCATCGCTGGAACATCACCCGGGACGCCCGCTGATGCTGACTTTTACCCTGGGCACGTTCGCCATCGCGCTCAATCACTTGCTGTTGATCAGTGCCCTGGCATTGGCGACTTTTGTCGGTTGGCGAGTGGCCAAACGTGGCGGTGAAAATCCCGAGTCGGTGCTGTTCGGTTTGTTCCTGCTGGGCTTGCTCGCCGCCCGCGTCGGCTTTGTGATTGCCTATTGGGCTCACTACCACGGTGATCCGTGGCAGATCATCGACCTGCGTGACGGCGGCTTCCTGGTCTGGCCCGGGGTCATTGTCCTGTTGCTGGCGACCGTCCTGTGGGGCTGGCGCCGCGTGGGCCTGCGCAAGCCTTTGGGTTATGGGGTCGGCACTGGTCTGATGTTCTGGCTGTTGGCGAGTCTGTCGCTGAACCTCTACGAACAGGGTACCCGATTGCCAGACATCACCTTGCGCAACGCCGCCGGGGAAACCGTGCAACTCACGGACTATCAGGGTGGCCCGCTGGTGATCAATCTCTGGGCGACCTGGTGTCCGCCGTGCCGCCGGGAGATGCCGGTGCTGGAAAACGCCCAGCAACAGCGCCCGGACCTGACCTTCCTGTTCGTCAATCAAGGCGAAAGCATGCAGAGCGTCAGCACCTTCCTCGCCACCCAGGGCCTGAGCCTGACCAATATCCTGTTCGATGGCGGTGGTCGCCTGGGCCAGGCCGTTGGCTCCATGGCGCTGCCTACCACCCTTTTCTATAACGCCGAAGGTCGTCTGCTGGCCAGCCATCTCGGCGAACTCTCTGATGCCAGTCTGGCCCGGGCGCTGGAAAACTTCGGCAGCCCCGACGCAGCCACTCAGCCCCATACAACAAGGAAATTGCCATGCCCCGCTTCCGCCACCTGCTGACGTTGACCCTGGGCACCGCCCTGCTGCAGAGCCCTTTGTTGCAGGCTGAAGAGCTGCCCGAGGCGCTCCGCAAGATCGAGGCCAAGGGCGCGAAAATCATCGGCAGCTTCGATGCTCCGGACGGCTTGCGCGGGTATGCCGCGCAGTACCAGAATCGCGGCATGGCCCTTTACCTGACACCGGACGGCAAACACGTGTTGCTGGGCAACCTGTACGACGCCGATGGCAAAGACTTGAGCGCCGAGCCTCTGCAGAAACTGGTCTATGCGCCGATGGCCAAGGAAGTCTGGGCGAAGATGGACGCCAGCCACTGGATCGCTGACGGCGACAAGAATGCGCCTCGCGTGGTGTACCTGTTCAGCGACCCTAACTGCCCCTACTGCACCATGTTCTGGGAACAGGCTCGGCCTTGGGTCAAGGCCGGCAAGGTGCAGCTGCGGCATATCATGGTCGGCATCATCCGCGAAGACAGCCCGGGCAAGTCCGCCGCACTGCTGGCCAGCAAGGACCCGGCGAAGGCTCTGGATGAACATGAAAAAGCCGGCAAGAAAAGCACGCTGAAAGCCTTGAAGAGCATCCCTGCCGACGTCCAGGCCAAGCTCGACGACAACATGCGCCTGATGGACGAACTGGAACTGTCCGCCACCCCGGCGATTTTCTACATGGATGACAAGGGCGAGTTGCAACAGCAACAAGGCGCCCCGTCACCGGACAAACTGACGAAGATACTCGGGCCGAAGTGAGGCCGCGAAAAACACGTTGCCAATCGATGCAGACCCAGCATCGGGCACCGACTTACAGGAGCAGCCAATCGGTCCATGAATAGCGACGGTCTGATCGATGTGCAATCGTTCGAAAACCCGTCCCAGGACAGAATCAATAACCATTCCTAATTGACAATTATTATCATTAGTCATAGCTTGTCGCTGGATCGTAGGACGGTTCCGAAACGCTGGTCGTCCTACCAACTTTTTGCGACAAGGTGACTTCCATGATGGAAAACGTTTCCCACGGCAGGTACGACTCACCGCTACTGCAGGCATTTGTTGATAACCGGCCGGTACTGGTGAAAATCGCAGCGCGCATTACCGGTTGCCGTTCCCGTGCTGAAGACGTTGTGCAGGACGCATTCTTTCGCTTGCAGTCGGCGCCACACATCACATCCTCGTTCAAGGCGCAGCTGAGCTATCTGTTCCAGATCGTACGCAACCTGGCGATCGACCATTACCGCAAGCAGGCACTGGAGCAGAAGTACTCAGGGCCTGAAGAGGAAGGCTTGAATGTGGTCATCCACGGTGCGTCGCCGGAAATCTCGCACAGCAACTTCCGCACCCTGGAAACGATCGCCGATGCCCTCGGCGAACTGCCGAGCCGCACCCGCTATGCCTTTGAGATGTACCGCCTGCACGGCGTGCCACAAAAGGACATCGCCAGGGAACTGGGTGTCTCGCCGACTCTCGTCAACTTCATGATTCGCGATGCGCTGGTGCATTGCCGAGAAGTTTCCGACACCCGAGGCGCCACCTTCGCCCGTTACTAGTTCCATTTCAGCTCGGGGGCACGGCGACCAGGGCAATTTTGTACGGGTCGAAAATCTTCAGCATCTGGCCGTTGTCGCGCAATCCCTGGAGCATCCGCGCAAAAGCCGCCGCACTGATCGGCGCCTGTGGCCGCAACAAGGCGTAGTGGTGATAGATCTGGTCAATCCGTTCCGAGACCAGCAGTTTCGGCCCGACGCCGTCATTGCGCAGCAGGTAGTCGCTGAAGAACGAGCGGGTGACCAAGGCGATGTCGGCACGGCCACGCAGCACCATCAGCAGGTTGCTGTCATGGGAGTAGGTCAAGGTAGCGTTATGCTGACTGATCAGGTCGCGGGGGTCGGCATTGAACTGGGCGAAGGCGTAGTGATAGCCGTTGAACAGCGCCAGACGCTTGTCCTTCAGGTCATCGAAATAGCTCTGCTGGCGCTCTGGCAAGCGTTGCGAGACGAATACTTCCGCGTCTTCCAGGCCCATGTCGACGGCCGTGTAAGCTATCTCCTGCCAACCCCATTGCGGATTTTCGAAGATCGCCATGTCGATCCGCCCCTGCTGGAAGTCACCAAAGCGCCGCGGGATGGAGGTGGGGACCAGGACAAATTGATAGTCGCTTTGGAACTGGTTCAAGGCAACGATCAGTTGCGGCAACAAACCGATGTCGATGCCGTTTTCGGGGCGGATGGTGTAGGGCGGAAAATGGGCCGCACCGATACGCACCACCTGCGCGCCCCAGGTCGGCGCCACCAGCAGCGCGCAGAGCGCCACCAACACCACCCGAGAAGCCATCCGAACTGGCGAATACATCGGTTTGAACCACCCTTGAAATGCACTTACTCGACTAAGTTAGGCGGTTACTCCGGCTTAGACAACGCAATGATGGCTATTTAATGCGTTTTGACTGAAATGTCATTGTTCCGCGAGCACCAGCAGCAACGCCTCATCGGCCAATTGATCGAGGCTCATGCTGCCATCGGGACGGAACCAGGTGATGGTCCAGGACAGCGCACCCGTCATGAAGCGTCGAGTAATGAACACGTCGCCGCGGATCAAGCCTGCCTCTTTCGCCTCACCCAGCACCTGCAACCAGATCTGCTCGTAGATATCGCGTAATGCCAGCACCTGAACCTGGCCCTCCTCGGACAGGGATCGCCACTCATAGACGAGTACCGCCATCGCCTCGCCGCTGCCGCCCATGATCGATTGCAGTTCGCAGCGAATCAGCGCCAACACTCGCTCACGCACGCTGCCGGCCTGGGCCAGCGAGGTGCGCATCAAGGCGGTGTTGTAGCGAATGGTTTCCTCCATCACCGCCCGCAGGATTTCATCCTTGCTTTTGAAGTGATGAAAAATGCTCCCGGACTGAATACCCACCGCGCTGGCCAGGTCGCGCACCGTGGTGCGTTCGTAGCCCTTGTTGCGAAAGAGGTGGGCGGCCATCTGCAGCAATTTGCCGCGCGCACTGTCGGGGTCGGTCAGTTGGCCGCTGTCGACCAGTTCACGCATTACCAGCAGGGCTTTTTGCTCGTCCACCCATTCTCTCCTACAGTCGCTCGATCACCTGTGCGCACGCACCACGAACGCTGTGGGCTGCGCGGGCAATTTAAGCCCGACGCGGCAACCAAGCAAGCGCTTGGGAAGAAGATCTGATCGGACTTTACAAACCAAGCGCTTGCTTGGTAGCCTCGAAGCACTTCCGTCGGAGGCTTGCCATGAATAAAACCGTGCGTATCGGTTGTGCCAGTGCCTTTTGGGGCGACACCTCCACCGCCGCAGCCCAACTGGTTGAAGGCGTCGCCCTGGACTACCTGGTGTTCGACTACTTGGCAGAAATCACCCTGTCACTGCTGGCCGGGGCACGTATGAAAGATCCCCAGGCCGGCTACGCGAGTGACTTCGTCGAAGTCCTCGCGCCGCTGCTGCCGGCCATCGCCGAGCAACGAATTCGGGTGATCAGCAACGCCGGCGGAGTCAATCCACAGGCCTGCGCCGCCGCCCTGCAAACCGCCTGCGACAAGGCCGGACTGGCGCTGAAAATTGCCGTGCTGCTGGGCGACGACCTGCAGCCGCAATTCCCGCAACTGGCGGCCAGC
This region of Pseudomonas fluorescens genomic DNA includes:
- a CDS encoding substrate-binding periplasmic protein → MYSPVRMASRVVLVALCALLVAPTWGAQVVRIGAAHFPPYTIRPENGIDIGLLPQLIVALNQFQSDYQFVLVPTSIPRRFGDFQQGRIDMAIFENPQWGWQEIAYTAVDMGLEDAEVFVSQRLPERQQSYFDDLKDKRLALFNGYHYAFAQFNADPRDLISQHNATLTYSHDSNLLMVLRGRADIALVTRSFFSDYLLRNDGVGPKLLVSERIDQIYHHYALLRPQAPISAAAFARMLQGLRDNGQMLKIFDPYKIALVAVPPS
- a CDS encoding RNA polymerase factor sigma-70, whose protein sequence is MMENVSHGRYDSPLLQAFVDNRPVLVKIAARITGCRSRAEDVVQDAFFRLQSAPHITSSFKAQLSYLFQIVRNLAIDHYRKQALEQKYSGPEEEGLNVVIHGASPEISHSNFRTLETIADALGELPSRTRYAFEMYRLHGVPQKDIARELGVSPTLVNFMIRDALVHCREVSDTRGATFARY
- a CDS encoding ATP-binding protein; this translates as MMSLRLRLSLTLGVAFAMIWALAAAWMLSDLRNQMMFSLDQRLVASARMVAGLLEQLPTLPSKGEGTHFSAEQLTVPGGMACQVSSLRGEILARSHTTPEQTLEAEKIGFHDQMIDGVRWRSFTLVRDDLRITTADRQVEREALNMSVLLTASVPVGVALLGCLCLLWLGIGQGLAPLNRMRDALMRRSADSLEPLQVQPLPSELQPLLETQNQLFQRIGRTIERERRLTGDAAHELRSPLTAIKTHLQVARMTEGAARDQSLARAEEGADRLHRTLEQLLLLARVEGSLSFDDGVQCNAEQVARLAIQDASSGDRARIRLQLPASYSQAPLQMPAVLAIAALRNLLDNALRHTPDDAPVELSLETIGNRLRFQVRDHGPGIAADDLQHLTQRFWRNSTSNGCGLGLAIVQAIVQRCGCVLHFDSRPDGLRVELTVPLQA
- a CDS encoding TlpA disulfide reductase family protein — protein: MLTFTLGTFAIALNHLLLISALALATFVGWRVAKRGGENPESVLFGLFLLGLLAARVGFVIAYWAHYHGDPWQIIDLRDGGFLVWPGVIVLLLATVLWGWRRVGLRKPLGYGVGTGLMFWLLASLSLNLYEQGTRLPDITLRNAAGETVQLTDYQGGPLVINLWATWCPPCRREMPVLENAQQQRPDLTFLFVNQGESMQSVSTFLATQGLSLTNILFDGGGRLGQAVGSMALPTTLFYNAEGRLLASHLGELSDASLARALENFGSPDAATQPHTTRKLPCPASATC
- a CDS encoding response regulator codes for the protein MHVLVCEDDELIASGIVAGLTAQGLTVEHVATASAARAMLKVAEFDVMVLDLGLPDEDGLKLLQQLRHQGLEIPVLILTARDSVTDRVDGLQAGADDYLLKPFDLRELAARLHTLLRRVAGRSVNLIEHGALSYDPSSRETLLAGQPVDLSRREQSLLQALLHNRGRVLSTEQLKDSVYGFNDELESNALNVHIHHLRRKLGNGIVETVRGLGYRLGPADGPEPRK
- a CDS encoding TetR/AcrR family transcriptional regulator, translating into MDEQKALLVMRELVDSGQLTDPDSARGKLLQMAAHLFRNKGYERTTVRDLASAVGIQSGSIFHHFKSKDEILRAVMEETIRYNTALMRTSLAQAGSVRERVLALIRCELQSIMGGSGEAMAVLVYEWRSLSEEGQVQVLALRDIYEQIWLQVLGEAKEAGLIRGDVFITRRFMTGALSWTITWFRPDGSMSLDQLADEALLLVLAEQ
- the dsbD gene encoding protein-disulfide reductase DsbD, whose product is MRRLFLLFLVFFASLAQAGSNPFESKPDFLPVGKAFVLTSERLESGETQLFWQIADGYYLYQKRLTFNGLADAHKPALPKGEDHSDEFFGDQQVYRQGLELKIPAGATGQIKVGYQGCADAGLCYPPQTQVVDLGGTPPGAASEAPDQALASGLQQHALGWSLLVFFGLGLLLAFAPCSLPMLPILAGLIVGSGASAKRGFALAGSYVVSMALVYAALGVLAAMLGANLQALLQNAWLLGSFALIFVLLSLPMFGFFELQLPVAVRDRLENASRKQGGGSLLGAGILGALSGLLVGPCMTAPLAGALLYIAQSGNALHGGLILFTMGLGIGLPLLLLVTVGNRFLPKPGTWMNLLKGVFGFLFLGTALVMVRPVLDESLWVGLWGALLLIIAYSAWRQTGGFGRVAYLFGSLALLSGVWGAVLLVGAAGGTDDLFKPLQIYRGQTSGTAASPSAHDAFVTVNNPAALQVELDAARGQGQWVLLDYYADWCVSCKIMEKQVFGKTEVMAALKDVRLVRLDVTADNPASRELLARYKVPGPPSLLWIGADGEERRSQRITGEVDAAGFLHRWNITRDAR
- a CDS encoding metal ABC transporter substrate-binding protein, with product MSFTLRQLTLALALCGLANSTFASDRFEPMRVVASNGIGNTALHGATSSHKVLVLASLPITYGLASCLVEGTDISLERAAPANLPGSRQASYFTGRGAPALHKLALDADAVIGLRSLWPDDPLYPNARRSNIRIVEIDAARPVDGALPGVALQPGKSDGLNSQPWMSSNNLGRMADVIAADLVRLVPDAKAKIDSNLATFKQRLLKLSADSEAKLADADNLSVFSLSDHFDYLISGLNLESAGVDARTDNEWTPEALQQLSASLKDNDVALVLHHRQPSDALKAAITAAGSQLLVLSTDGDDPLAELSGNIDQLLNALLQKS
- the dsbG gene encoding thiol:disulfide interchange protein DsbG, with amino-acid sequence MPRFRHLLTLTLGTALLQSPLLQAEELPEALRKIEAKGAKIIGSFDAPDGLRGYAAQYQNRGMALYLTPDGKHVLLGNLYDADGKDLSAEPLQKLVYAPMAKEVWAKMDASHWIADGDKNAPRVVYLFSDPNCPYCTMFWEQARPWVKAGKVQLRHIMVGIIREDSPGKSAALLASKDPAKALDEHEKAGKKSTLKALKSIPADVQAKLDDNMRLMDELELSATPAIFYMDDKGELQQQQGAPSPDKLTKILGPK
- a CDS encoding class I SAM-dependent methyltransferase, translated to MSDYIKHNKANWDDRAPLHAASGEYAVQSFVDDPRFLSEVVRFDLPLLGDIAGLRGIHLQCHIGTDTLSLARLGAQMSGVDFSAASLHQARELARRCDTAIDYLESEIDNVPQVLPAGGFDLVFTGIGALCWLPSIDRWARTVSHLLKPGGRLFIREGHPMLWTLNESRQDLLSVEQPYFECETPLAWDDPGTYVETDQTLTATLSHEWNHGMGEIISALLKHGLQISGLVEHQSIPWEALPGQMVCDDRGEYRLKQAPWRLPLSYTLQAIKRQA